AGGTCGCGACAGGTACCAATCCGAAGAACCCCAGCCAGATAAGGAACATAAAGAAGACCATGGCGAGGGTGCTCACGATAAAGAAACAAAAGGAGGATGTTAAATAGGATGAGTGAAATTTGCTCGGTTTGCGGGCTGCCTTCAGAGCTGTGCGTTTGTGAGACAATAGCCAAGGAGAGCCAGAAGATCACTGTCAAGATCGTCAAGAAGAAATACAACAAGAGCTACACCATCATAGAGGGCATCGATTCAAAGGAGATAAATATGAGCGACCTGACCAAGAGACTCAAGAATTTTTTTGCCTGCGGAGGGACGTTCAAGGAGAGATATATCGAGCTCCAGGGCAATCACAAGTCAAGGGTCAAAGAACAGCTCATAAAGTATGGATTCGCTCCGGAGACCATCGAGATCAGATGAACATAGGCCTTGTTCGCGGGGAGTTCATAGGATTGCAGGTCAGGATAAGGCAGAAAAAGGATGGCAGAGAGGTTCAAGGGAAGGTCATAGATGAGACAAAGGGTATGATAACCTTGCTCACAGGTGATATGAGGAGGATCAGGTTCATCAAGACCGGGATCATGCTGATGATCGGTCATCATGAGATTGACGGAAGCATAATAAATGAGAGGCCAGAAGATAGGATAAGGATAAGGTTGCTGGATTGAAGGTGAAAAAATGAAGAAAAGCATCGGCATTGACGTTCCTGCCCCGAAAGAGCGGTGTGATGACGTGAACTGCCCATTCCACGGCACCCTCAAGCTGAGAGGCAGGGTTTTTGTGGGTGAGGTCGTATCAGACAAGATGAGGAGGTCTGCTGTCATCCAGTGGGAGCGCAGGGCTTATATCCCTAAATATGAGAGGTATGAGAAGAAGAGGACCAAGATCCATGCACATAGCCCGGATTGCCTGAATGCGAAGAAGGGCGACCAGGTGAGGGTCATGGAGAGCAGGCCTCTGAGCAAGACAAAGAACTTTGTCATCGTGGAGATAATTAAGAAAAAGACTGGATG
This genomic stretch from Candidatus Woesearchaeota archaeon harbors:
- the rpmC gene encoding 50S ribosomal protein L29, giving the protein MKAKDLRDMKPEQLDAKLAEMKKELVKLGAQVATGTNPKNPSQIRNIKKTMARVLTIKKQKEDVK
- the yciH gene encoding stress response translation initiation inhibitor YciH codes for the protein MSEICSVCGLPSELCVCETIAKESQKITVKIVKKKYNKSYTIIEGIDSKEINMSDLTKRLKNFFACGGTFKERYIELQGNHKSRVKEQLIKYGFAPETIEIR
- a CDS encoding ribonuclease P protein subunit: MNIGLVRGEFIGLQVRIRQKKDGREVQGKVIDETKGMITLLTGDMRRIRFIKTGIMLMIGHHEIDGSIINERPEDRIRIRLLD
- a CDS encoding 30S ribosomal protein S17, with product MKKSIGIDVPAPKERCDDVNCPFHGTLKLRGRVFVGEVVSDKMRRSAVIQWERRAYIPKYERYEKKRTKIHAHSPDCLNAKKGDQVRVMESRPLSKTKNFVIVEIIKKKTG